Below is a genomic region from Vitis riparia cultivar Riparia Gloire de Montpellier isolate 1030 chromosome 16, EGFV_Vit.rip_1.0, whole genome shotgun sequence.
TGCCTGTGACTCATTCTCTTGATTAGAGTGCCGTTTGCATCCAAGACCGTGTTGCTTTATCAATCTTATCATGCTTAAGCCATAGAAGTCAATGTCGATCGTCTGTGGCATCCCTCTCCTTGAATGTGTTTACTGTCTAGCTTGTGCCCGCTGGGCATGGAAAAGATGTCTCCACACTGCAGGCCATGACAGTGAAACTTGGGGTGTTTCTACTGCTGAAGAATTTGAGCCTGTTCCCCGCCTCTGCCGCTACATCCTAGCTGTCTATGAAGAAGATCTCCATCACCCTCTCTGGGAGCCTGCTGGAGGTTATGAAATTAATCCAGATTGGTTGATTCTGAAAAAAACTTATGAAGATACGCAAGGTTGTGCTCCTCCTTATATCCTATATCTGGATCATAAGCATGCTGATATAGTTCTAGCCATTAGGGGGCTTAATTTGGCAAGGGAGAGTGATTATGCAGTTCTGTTGGATAATAAGCTTGGGCAAAGGAAATTTGATGGTGGTTATGTCCACAATGGGCTTTTGAAGGCAGCTGGGTGGGTTTTGGATGCAGAGTGTGATGTTTTGAGGGAATTGGTGGAGAAGTATCCAAATTACACTTTGACTTTTACTGGTCATTCCCTTGGATCTGGGGTGGCTGCACTATTGACAATGGTGGTGGTGCATAATAGGGATAAATTGGCCAACATTGACCGGAAGAGGATCAGGTGCTATGCAATTGCACCTGCAAGGTGCATGTCGTTAAATTTGGCAGTGAGATATGCAGATCTCATCAATTCTGTTGTGCTCCAGGCAAGTTTATACTGTGCtggttctttaata
It encodes:
- the LOC117933671 gene encoding uncharacterized protein LOC117933671: MSIVCGIPLLECVYCLACARWAWKRCLHTAGHDSETWGVSTAEEFEPVPRLCRYILAVYEEDLHHPLWEPAGGYEINPDWLILKKTYEDTQGCAPPYILYLDHKHADIVLAIRGLNLARESDYAVLLDNKLGQRKFDGGYVHNGLLKAAGWVLDAECDVLRELVEKYPNYTLTFTGHSLGSGVAALLTMVVVHNRDKLANIDRKRIRCYAIAPARCMSLNLAVRYADLINSVVLQDDFLPRTATPLEDIFKSLFCLPCLLCLRCMKDTCIPEEKMFRDPRRLYAPGRLYHIVERKPFRMGRFPPVVRTAVPVDGRFERIVLSCNATSDHAIIWIEREAQRALDLMLEKDKIMEIPAKQKMERQETLKREHSEEYKAALQRAVSLAVPHAYSPSQYGTFSDHEEGENSSRSSEGSSYGSSKTSKKKESWDEVIERLFEKDESGHMVFKKPNDGN